Proteins encoded within one genomic window of Oncorhynchus nerka isolate Pitt River linkage group LG9b, Oner_Uvic_2.0, whole genome shotgun sequence:
- the LOC115113928 gene encoding gap junction delta-4 protein-like yields MEKTRLMEMLFITFNHNVTFLGKTWLILMVVLRLLILLFSGYPLFRNEQEHFVCNTIQPGCTNVCFDSFAPLSLFRFWLFQLIMLCLPHMMFISYIVHKVSSALRIGGNYFPGSRSPAGALCTHQHSLPKGTPNFLRAYLLDLLLRILLEVAFSTGQYYLYGFSVPRHFQCYESPCTSMVECYISSPTEKTIMLNFMLGAASLSLLLSLADLMCSVQRMVTQGRREEELKEGGLFMNEGVGEDIEVLYAQNALKTVLKRGQSHIDKPTSRCIPNSDLSHGRVRINNETQVRVAAPPLQGRRPPRRAARMEPPPPLNGRFVHPNHISHSSPVPLSRGLERNPVVVSRQSTPSPMNSGRRHGCYNVVDSTLLEQHYDSAESRDRLQEEVILQEVGVRGTSSSSSGSSSLSDAQ; encoded by the exons ATGGAGAAGACGCGCCTAATGGAAATGCTCTTTATTACTTTCAATCACAACGTCACTTTCCTGG GGAAGACGTGGTTGATCTTAATGGTGGTCCTGAGACTACTCATCCTCCTGTTCTCTGGCTATCCCCTCTTCCGGAACGAGCAGGAGCACTTTGTGTGCAACACCATCCAGCCGGGCTGCACCAACGTCTGCTTCGACAGCTttgctcccctctccctcttccgcTTCTGGCTGTTCCAACTGATCATGCTCTGTCTCCCTCACATGATGTTCATCTCTTATATCGTCCACAAAGTATCGTCAGCTCTTCGTATCGGAGGGAACTATTTCCCCGGCAGCAGAAGTCCGGCAGGGGCTCTGTGTACCCATCAACATTCCCTACCAAAAGGGACGCCTAACTTTCTAAGGGCCTACCTCCTGGACCTGCTACTGCGTATCTTACTGGAGGTAGCGTTCAGTACCGGACAGTACTACCTCTATGGCTTCTCTGTCCCCAGGCACTTCCAGTGCTATGAGTCCCCCTGTACGTCCATGGTGGAGTGCTACATATCCAGCCCCACAGAGAAGACCATCATGCTCAACTTCATGCTGGGGGCTGCCTCCCTGTCTCTGCTACTGAGTCTGGCGGACTTGATGTGCTCCGTGCAGCGCATGGTgacacaggggaggagagaggaggagctgaAGGAAGGCGGACTGTTCATGAATGAAGGAGTTGGGGAGGATATTGAAGTCCTGTACGCCCAGAACGCTCTCAAAACTGTCCTAAAGAGAGGACAAAGTCACATTGACAAACCGACCTCGAGGTGTATCCCAAACAGTGACCTTTCACACGGACGAGTGAGAATAAACAATGAGACCCAGGTAAGGGTGGCTGCCCCACCCCTGCAGGGGAGAAGGCCACCACGGAGAGCTGCAAGGATGGAGCCTCCGCCGCCATTGAACGGGCGCTTTGTTCATCCAAACCACATCTCCCATTCATCTCCAGTCCCCCTCTCCCGGGGGTTAGAGAGAAACCCAGTGGTAGTCTCACGCCAGTCTACCCCCTCGCCAATGAACAGTGGCCGGAGGCACGGCTGCTACAACGTGGTAGACTCAACACTCCTGGAGCAGCATTATGATAGTGCAGAGTCCCGTGACAGACTCCAGGAGGAAGTCATCCTGCAGGAAGTGGGGGTAAGGGGCACCTCAAGCTCCTCCAGTGGTTCTTCTTCCTTGTCAGATGCGCAATAA
- the LOC115113929 gene encoding frizzled-8-like, giving the protein MRMEFQLLGWCMLFALVLHRSSCAAAKELQCQEISVPLCKGIGYNYTYMPNQFNHDTQDEAGLEVHQFWPLVEIKCSPDLKFFLCSMYTPICLEDYKKPLPPCRSVCERAKAGCAPLMRQYGFPWPDRMRCDVLPVQGNQDTLCMDYNRSETTTVSPVVAKPTNRPVKPINPRKKNGHGRSNVPSKHKPQSSPCEPRCHCRAPMVQVNSDSHPLYNRVKTGQTLNCAMPCHNPYFSQDERTFTAFWIGLWSVLCFISTFATVATFLIDMERFKYPERPIIFLSACYMFVSVGYIVRLIAGHEQVACNMEHDTEHIHYETTGPALCTIVFLLIYFFGMASSIWWVILSLTWFLAAGMKWGNEAIASYSQYFHLAAWLIPSMKSIAVLALSSVDGDPVAGICYVGNQNLDNLRGFVLAPLVIYLFIGTMFLLAGFVSLFRIRSVIKQGGTKTDKLERLMIRIGIFTVLYTVPATIIVACYFYEQHNRQTWEITNNCSCLSEHEMQKPDYAVFMLKYFMCLLVGITSGAWVWSGKTLESWRKFCTRCCWASKTTSGSMYSDVSTGLTWRSGTASSVSCPKQMPLSRV; this is encoded by the coding sequence ATGAGGATGGAGTTCCAGCTGCTGGGGTGGTGCATGCTTTTTGCACTCGTTCTACACAGGTCGAGCTGCGCCGCGGCGAAGGAGCTACAATGCCAGGAGATATCCGTGCCTCTATGCAAAGGAATCGGCTACAACTACACCTACATGCCCAACCAGTTCAATCACGACACACAGGACGAGGCAGGGCTGGAGGTGCACCAGTTTTGGCCCCTGGTGGAAATCAAGTGTTCTCCGGACCTGAAGTTCTTTCTCTGTAGCATGTACACTCCTATTTGCCTGGAGGACTACAAGAAGCCCCTGCCGCCGTGTCGGAGTGTCTGCGAGAGAGCCAAGGCAGGCTGCGCGCCTCTGATGAGGCAGTACGGATTCCCATGGCCAGACAGAATGAGATGCGATGTATTACCAGTGCAGGGTAACCAAGATACATTGTGCATGGACTATAACAGAAGCGAGACAACGACTGTTTCTCCAGTTGTTGCAAAGCCCACAAACCGCCCCGTTAAACCAATAAACCCACGAAAGAAGAATGGACACGGGCGTTCGAATGTTCCAAGTAAACACAAACCTCAGAGTTCTCCTTGCGAACCCCGGTGTCACTGCCGCGCGCCCATGGTTCAAGTCAACAGTGACAGTCATCctctatataacagagttaaAACGGGACAGACTCTGAACTGTGCCATGCCCTGCCACAATCCTTACTTCTCCCAAGACGAAAGGACATTTACTGCATTCTGGATAGGACTATGGTCCGTGTTATGTTTTATCTCCACTTTTGCAACAGTGGCAACTTTCTTAATCGACATGGAGCGGTTCAAATATCCGGAGAGACCCATTATTTTCCTCTCTGCTTGTTACATGTTTGTCTCCGTCGGTTACATTGTCAGACTAATTGCTGGACATGAACAAGTGGCTTGTAACATGGAGCATGATACCGAACACATCCACTACGAGACCACCGGCCCTGCGCTTTGTACCATTGTGTTTCTGCTCATCTACTTCTTCGGCATGGCAAGTTCaatttggtgggttattctgtcccTTACTTGGTTTCTGGCTGCGGGGATGAAGTGGGGGAATGAGGCCATAGCCAGTTACTCCCAGTATTTTCATTTAGCTGCCTGGCTGATACCCAGCATGAAATCAATAGCTGTGTTGGCGTTGAGTTCAGTGGACGGGGACCCCGTGGCTGGAATATGCTACGTTGGCAATCAGAACTTGGATAACCTCAGGGGCTTTGTTTTGGCGCCGTTGGTTATCTATCTGTTCATTGGGACTATGTTTCTCCTGGCTGGATTTGTGTCACTGTTCCGGATCCGGAGTGTTATAAAGCAAGGAGGGACGAAAACAGACAAGTTGGAGAGACTGATGATCAGAATAGGTATTTTTACAGTGCTTTACACTGTCCCAGCCACGATTATAGTAGCCTGTTACTTCTATGAGCAGCACAACAGACAGACTTGGGAAATAACCAATAACTGTTCCTGCTTGTCGGAGCATGAAATGCAAAAGCCAGACTACGCTGTGTTCATGCTCAAATATTTCATGTGCCTTTTGGTTGGCATCACGTCCGGCGCGTGGGTCTGGTCGGGGAAAACTTTAGAATCCTGGAGGAAATTTTGCACCCGCTGCTGTTGGGCCAGCAAGACCACGAGCGGGTCAATGTACAGTGACGTTAGCACGGGACTGACGTGGAGGTCTGGCACTGCGAGCTCTGTCTCTTGTCCCAAACAGATGCCATTGTCTCGGGTTTGA